One Streptomyces sp. NBC_00102 DNA segment encodes these proteins:
- a CDS encoding amidohydrolase: MTAPVPVARLKERARAAIEGYRERLLDLSEDLQRHPETGFREHRAAATVAGWFTELGLPFESGLSLTGVKARMSGRAKGPTVAVLGELDALVLPRHPLADPETGAAHACGHHAQVASMIGAAIGLAAVRRHLDGDVAFLAVPAEESVELEWRRERVRAGELTHLVGKADLLARGAFDDVDMAMLVHTSGQPARLSVGDSHNGSVVKWIVFTGRASHAGSSPWHGVNALKAAMLAIGAIDAQRDTFRDEDAVRVNAVLAHGGDAPTAVPDRAELEVVIRARTPDALRGACAVVDRAARAGAVALGARVSVETTLNYLPHHQDESLVALARANGAALFGPDAVVPGRHLGASTDMGDLGAVMPVLHPFTGAATGDAHSVDYVVTDHVLAALEPAVLMAWCVIDLLADGAAGARDTLARRASRGGAEPDERSAADRYAGLRAGFDGLTHYDGTHDDTTHDTARGTEGEL; encoded by the coding sequence GTGACGGCGCCCGTACCCGTCGCGCGGCTCAAGGAGCGGGCGCGGGCGGCGATCGAGGGGTACCGGGAGCGGTTGCTCGACCTCAGCGAGGACCTCCAGCGCCACCCGGAGACCGGGTTCCGCGAGCACCGGGCCGCCGCGACGGTGGCCGGGTGGTTCACGGAGCTGGGGCTCCCCTTCGAGAGCGGCCTCTCCCTCACCGGGGTGAAGGCGCGGATGTCCGGGCGAGCGAAGGGCCCCACCGTCGCCGTGCTCGGCGAACTGGACGCCCTCGTCCTGCCCCGCCACCCGCTCGCCGACCCGGAGACCGGGGCGGCCCACGCCTGCGGCCACCACGCCCAGGTGGCGTCGATGATCGGCGCCGCGATCGGCCTGGCCGCCGTACGCCGGCACCTCGACGGGGACGTGGCGTTCCTCGCCGTACCGGCCGAGGAGAGCGTGGAGCTGGAGTGGCGCCGCGAACGGGTACGGGCCGGTGAACTGACCCACCTGGTCGGCAAGGCCGACCTGCTGGCGCGGGGCGCCTTCGACGATGTGGACATGGCGATGCTCGTCCACACGTCGGGGCAGCCCGCCCGGCTCAGCGTCGGGGACAGCCACAACGGCTCGGTGGTGAAGTGGATCGTCTTCACCGGCCGTGCCAGCCACGCCGGTTCGTCCCCGTGGCACGGGGTGAACGCGCTGAAGGCGGCGATGCTGGCGATCGGCGCGATCGACGCCCAGCGGGACACCTTCCGCGACGAGGACGCGGTACGCGTCAACGCCGTGCTGGCGCACGGCGGCGACGCGCCCACCGCCGTACCGGACCGCGCCGAACTCGAAGTGGTGATCCGGGCCCGCACCCCGGACGCCCTGCGCGGCGCCTGCGCCGTCGTCGACCGGGCCGCCCGGGCGGGCGCGGTGGCGCTGGGCGCCCGCGTGAGCGTGGAGACCACCCTCAACTACCTTCCGCACCATCAGGACGAGTCGTTGGTGGCGCTGGCCAGGGCCAACGGCGCCGCGCTCTTCGGCCCGGACGCGGTGGTCCCCGGGCGGCACCTCGGCGCCTCCACCGACATGGGGGACCTCGGCGCGGTCATGCCGGTGCTGCACCCGTTCACGGGGGCCGCCACCGGCGACGCGCACAGCGTCGACTACGTCGTCACCGACCATGTCCTCGCCGCCCTGGAACCGGCCGTGCTGATGGCCTGGTGCGTCATCGACCTGCTGGCCGACGGCGCCGCCGGGGCGCGCGACACCCTCGCCCGGCGTGCGTCCCGTGGCGGCGCGGAGCCGGACGAGCGGTCCGCCGCCGACCGGTACGCCGGCCTGCGGGCCGGATTCGACGGCCTGACCCACTACGACGGAACCCACGACGACACGACCCACGACACGGCGCGTGGGACAGAAGGAGAACTGTGA
- a CDS encoding M20 family metallopeptidase codes for MPAPQVLDPRDLLRRLIADTDAMVTDLERLVRAESPSSDGDALGACRNVLADIGTRLLGTAPTVLPNDTGNGRPGGLLWRLGPADVRPVMLVGHFDTVFPKGTLKRRPFLVDGTRATGPGVFDMKGGLIQGLYGLARLRELTGEDPAVAFLITADEEIGSPAGGAVVTEWARTSRAALVLEGAADGGGLKHARKGWSFYDIRVKGIAAHAGLEPDKGSNALSDLARIIVALESLAAYDERVTVTPTVASAGTAQNTVPDRAHVTVDVRVPDLQAQKDIDAELHRIVADVARLPFEITGGPNRPPLEESSATDLLGTARTALAELGLEWPGSAAVGGISDGNLCAAAGAPTLDGLGAVGGGPHADHEWTDVTRMPERAALVARMVTLLQEG; via the coding sequence GTGCCCGCACCCCAAGTCCTCGACCCGCGTGACCTGTTGCGCCGCCTCATCGCCGACACCGATGCGATGGTCACGGATCTGGAACGACTGGTACGGGCCGAATCCCCCTCCTCGGACGGCGACGCACTGGGCGCGTGCCGGAACGTCCTGGCCGACATCGGCACCCGCCTCCTCGGCACCGCCCCCACGGTGCTGCCGAACGACACCGGCAACGGCCGCCCCGGCGGGCTCCTCTGGCGCCTCGGCCCGGCCGACGTGCGGCCCGTCATGCTGGTGGGCCACTTCGACACCGTGTTCCCGAAGGGCACGCTGAAGCGCCGGCCGTTCCTGGTCGACGGCACCCGGGCGACCGGCCCCGGCGTCTTCGACATGAAGGGCGGCCTGATCCAAGGCCTCTACGGCCTGGCCCGCCTCCGCGAACTGACCGGCGAAGACCCCGCCGTCGCGTTCCTGATCACCGCCGACGAGGAGATCGGCTCCCCGGCGGGCGGCGCGGTCGTCACCGAGTGGGCGCGCACGTCCCGCGCGGCACTGGTCCTGGAGGGCGCGGCGGACGGTGGTGGGCTGAAGCACGCGCGCAAGGGTTGGTCGTTCTACGACATCCGCGTGAAGGGCATCGCCGCCCACGCCGGCCTGGAACCCGACAAGGGCAGCAACGCTCTCTCCGACCTGGCCAGGATCATCGTCGCGCTGGAATCCCTCGCCGCGTACGACGAGCGGGTCACCGTCACCCCGACGGTCGCGAGCGCCGGGACCGCCCAGAACACCGTCCCCGACCGTGCCCATGTGACCGTCGACGTCCGCGTCCCCGACCTCCAGGCGCAGAAGGACATCGACGCCGAACTCCACCGCATCGTCGCCGACGTGGCACGGCTCCCCTTCGAAATCACCGGCGGCCCCAACCGCCCGCCCCTCGAAGAATCCTCCGCCACGGACCTGCTGGGGACGGCCCGTACCGCGCTGGCCGAACTGGGCCTGGAATGGCCCGGATCGGCAGCCGTGGGCGGCATCTCCGACGGCAACCTCTGCGCGGCCGCCGGGGCCCCCACCCTGGACGGCCTCGGCGCGGTGGGCGGAGGCCCGCACGCCGACCACGAGTGGACCGACGTGACCCGCATGCCCGAACGGGCCGCCCTGGTGGCGCGGATGGTGACGCTGCTCCAGGAGGGCTGA
- a CDS encoding DUF397 domain-containing protein, which produces MSTELNWFKSSYSGSQSGDCVEVAHSTSSVHVRDSKNVDTHALELSPTAWTLFVAYASE; this is translated from the coding sequence ATGAGCACGGAACTCAACTGGTTCAAGAGCAGCTACAGCGGAAGCCAGAGCGGTGACTGTGTAGAGGTGGCCCACTCAACAAGTTCCGTCCACGTCCGGGACTCCAAGAACGTGGACACCCATGCTCTGGAACTCTCCCCCACCGCTTGGACACTGTTCGTCGCATACGCCTCCGAGTAG
- a CDS encoding MFS transporter, translating into MTEGKSSRVRSAKRVATAAVAVLFMTWLIDYIDRLVITLALPDIGEEFGLGTTMQGLILTAFFITYAAMQIPGGILADTKGARRAMLIAAGGWTVFTAASGIAIGLTTMIVIRAVFGIFQGMYPAASMKALSERTTPAQRLTANGIMSASNPLGSAIAPIVAAPLIVAFGWRGAFWSVSVLGLLIVIVLWKGMPKPLTTEELAAATGQATTPQPVAQVSLRQAMGLLKSSMMWRFALMMCGFNIIGWGLVSWVPSYLRENKDVSLTGVGLLSGVPWVAAAISMMIGGYLFDRFLKGNHRRVVIPVMVVLGGLLVMMVRAGSAGEFIAWETCATLVMYLAYMQIFGLPLRMLPPEYAGVGGGMVNFGGQLAGAISPFVMGFLAEHFSYGVAFSFLGTGCVLAIVGALVTPQTPEAFRAGLGRHLDLSESAPKAAPEPVAVSAA; encoded by the coding sequence ATGACAGAGGGCAAGAGCTCCCGGGTTCGCTCAGCCAAGCGAGTGGCCACGGCCGCCGTCGCCGTGCTTTTCATGACCTGGCTGATCGATTACATCGACCGGCTTGTGATCACCCTTGCCCTGCCCGACATCGGTGAGGAGTTCGGCCTCGGCACCACCATGCAGGGCCTGATCCTCACGGCCTTCTTCATCACCTACGCGGCGATGCAGATCCCCGGCGGCATCCTCGCCGATACCAAGGGCGCCCGCCGCGCGATGCTGATCGCGGCCGGCGGCTGGACGGTCTTCACCGCCGCGAGCGGGATCGCCATCGGCCTCACGACCATGATCGTGATCCGCGCGGTCTTCGGCATCTTCCAGGGCATGTACCCGGCCGCCTCCATGAAGGCCCTGAGTGAACGCACCACCCCGGCGCAGCGGCTGACGGCGAACGGCATCATGTCCGCGTCCAACCCGCTGGGTTCCGCGATCGCCCCGATCGTCGCCGCGCCGCTCATCGTGGCCTTCGGCTGGCGCGGGGCGTTCTGGTCGGTGTCCGTACTCGGCCTGCTCATCGTGATCGTGCTGTGGAAGGGCATGCCGAAGCCGCTGACCACCGAGGAGCTCGCCGCCGCGACCGGGCAGGCGACCACCCCGCAGCCGGTCGCCCAGGTGTCGCTGCGCCAGGCGATGGGCCTGCTGAAGTCCTCGATGATGTGGCGCTTCGCCCTGATGATGTGCGGGTTCAACATCATCGGCTGGGGGCTGGTGTCCTGGGTGCCGTCCTACCTCCGCGAGAACAAGGACGTCTCGCTCACCGGCGTGGGCCTGCTCTCCGGCGTCCCGTGGGTCGCCGCGGCGATCAGCATGATGATCGGCGGCTACCTCTTCGACCGCTTCCTCAAGGGCAACCACCGCCGGGTGGTCATCCCCGTCATGGTGGTGCTGGGCGGGCTGCTGGTGATGATGGTGCGCGCCGGGTCCGCGGGCGAGTTCATCGCCTGGGAGACGTGCGCGACCCTCGTGATGTACCTGGCGTACATGCAGATCTTCGGCCTGCCGCTGCGCATGCTGCCCCCGGAGTACGCGGGTGTCGGCGGCGGCATGGTGAACTTCGGCGGCCAGCTCGCCGGTGCCATCTCCCCGTTCGTGATGGGCTTCCTCGCGGAGCACTTCTCGTACGGTGTGGCCTTCTCCTTCCTCGGTACGGGCTGTGTCCTGGCGATCGTCGGCGCGCTGGTCACCCCGCAGACCCCGGAGGCGTTCCGGGCCGGCCTCGGCCGCCACCTGGACCTGTCGGAGTCCGCCCCGAAGGCCGCACCGGAGCCCGTCGCGGTGAGTGCCGCGTGA
- a CDS encoding NAD(P)/FAD-dependent oxidoreductase, producing MTTTTSSTSTTPTPHHPIAVVGGGLGGLMLARVLHVHGIDVPVFDLDASPDARKQGGMLDIHEESGQTALREARLHEAFLAKVHPGGQALRVLDKTGFVHREEEDDGSGGRPEIDRGDLRDLLLTSLPEDTIRWNSKVVACRATDGDGQGRYEVTLADGSAFTTDLLVGADGAWSRVRSLVSDAVPAYTGISFVEVDLFDADTRHPEAAALLGGGMFFGLGDGKALLGHRETDGSLHVYVALRTDESWLGTVDFTDTGAAKAAVLEHFADWAPSLRGLIAEADGPVVPRHIHALPAGHRWARVPGVTLLGDAAHLMSPFAGEGANLALIDGADLGRCLAAHPGDTESALAAYEELLFPRAERTALESDEGLEAIFAPNAPQSLLDMFAGFGGPDEEEHPGQG from the coding sequence ATGACGACCACCACTTCATCCACGTCGACCACCCCCACCCCCCACCACCCCATAGCCGTCGTCGGCGGTGGGCTCGGCGGCCTGATGCTCGCCCGGGTCCTGCACGTGCACGGCATCGACGTTCCGGTCTTCGACCTGGACGCCTCGCCGGACGCCCGTAAGCAGGGCGGGATGCTCGACATCCACGAGGAGAGCGGGCAGACGGCGCTGCGCGAGGCGCGGCTGCACGAGGCGTTCCTGGCGAAGGTGCACCCGGGCGGTCAGGCGCTGCGGGTGCTCGACAAGACCGGCTTCGTCCACCGGGAGGAGGAGGACGACGGCTCCGGCGGGCGTCCCGAGATCGACCGGGGCGATCTGCGTGATCTGCTGCTCACCTCACTCCCGGAGGACACCATCCGCTGGAACTCCAAGGTGGTGGCGTGCCGGGCGACGGACGGTGACGGGCAGGGCCGGTACGAGGTGACGCTCGCGGACGGTTCGGCCTTCACCACCGATCTGCTCGTCGGGGCCGACGGCGCTTGGTCGCGGGTCCGGTCGCTGGTGTCCGACGCGGTGCCCGCGTACACCGGGATCTCCTTCGTGGAGGTCGACCTGTTCGACGCGGACACCCGCCACCCCGAGGCCGCGGCGCTGCTCGGCGGGGGGATGTTCTTCGGGCTCGGCGACGGGAAGGCGTTGCTGGGCCACCGTGAGACGGACGGCAGCCTGCACGTCTATGTGGCGCTGCGCACCGACGAAAGCTGGCTGGGAACGGTCGACTTCACCGACACCGGGGCGGCGAAGGCGGCCGTGCTGGAGCACTTCGCGGACTGGGCGCCCAGTCTGCGCGGGCTCATCGCCGAGGCGGACGGGCCGGTGGTGCCCCGGCACATCCACGCACTGCCCGCCGGCCACCGCTGGGCCCGGGTTCCGGGCGTCACGCTGCTCGGGGACGCGGCGCACCTGATGTCGCCGTTCGCCGGGGAGGGCGCGAACCTCGCGCTGATCGACGGGGCGGACCTCGGCCGCTGCCTGGCCGCGCACCCGGGGGACACGGAGTCGGCGCTCGCGGCGTACGAGGAGCTCCTCTTCCCGCGCGCCGAGCGGACGGCGCTGGAGTCCGACGAGGGTCTGGAGGCCATCTTCGCGCCGAACGCCCCGCAGTCGTTGCTGGACATGTTCGCCGGGTTCGGCGGCCCCGACGAGGAGGAGCACCCGGGACAGGGCTGA
- a CDS encoding SDR family NAD(P)-dependent oxidoreductase produces MSTPESTPARNEPRIALVTGAAGGIGAAVARRLSKDGVKVILADLRADRLAPLVAESAGPFAALEVDLTDRASLPDFVDRARQVFGGLDILVNAAGLYPSAPILEMRDDQWDQVMDVNLSAVFSLSRAFARSLVDAGHGGHIVNISSGASARARRGAAHYCTSKAGLDMLTKAFALELAEHSIHVNAVSPGFIEVDSEVNPLGEEYVRKIRGGQPWPRAGVPEDIAGAVSFLCGPDAAWMTGASLSVDGGAGTGNAALPLS; encoded by the coding sequence GTGAGCACCCCCGAGAGCACCCCCGCGCGGAACGAGCCCAGGATCGCGCTGGTCACCGGAGCGGCCGGAGGGATCGGGGCGGCCGTCGCGCGGCGGCTGAGCAAGGACGGCGTCAAGGTGATCCTCGCGGACCTCCGCGCCGACCGCCTCGCCCCGCTCGTCGCCGAGAGCGCCGGCCCGTTCGCCGCACTGGAGGTCGACCTCACCGACCGCGCCTCGCTGCCGGACTTCGTGGACCGCGCCCGGCAGGTGTTCGGCGGCCTGGACATCCTGGTCAACGCGGCCGGCCTCTACCCGAGCGCACCGATCCTGGAGATGCGCGACGACCAGTGGGACCAGGTCATGGACGTCAACCTGTCCGCGGTCTTCTCCCTCTCACGGGCCTTCGCCCGGAGTCTGGTGGACGCGGGCCACGGCGGCCACATCGTCAACATCAGCTCAGGCGCCTCCGCCCGCGCCCGCCGCGGCGCCGCGCACTACTGCACCTCCAAGGCAGGCCTGGACATGCTCACCAAGGCGTTCGCCCTGGAGCTCGCCGAGCACAGCATCCACGTCAACGCCGTCTCCCCGGGCTTCATCGAGGTCGACAGCGAGGTGAACCCGCTCGGTGAGGAGTACGTCCGCAAGATCCGCGGCGGCCAGCCCTGGCCCCGCGCCGGTGTCCCCGAGGACATCGCCGGTGCGGTCTCCTTCCTCTGCGGCCCCGACGCCGCGTGGATGACCGGCGCATCCCTCTCCGTGGACGGCGGTGCGGGCACCGGTAACGCCGCGCTGCCGCTGAGCTGA
- a CDS encoding helix-turn-helix domain-containing protein, which produces MTLATVVDCLGPGTVAVWAAPHGLGVPVRTLTVHEGTPGPDAAAGADPAAGPHPQAPDRPSAVLLGIGAGGEPGGLIRAAVAAGAGAVIVKDGGDRALRETSALGTEHGVAVLALAADQDWTDLIGRLRALLAVRVGPGTRRAALFGRRHDLVGLANSLSRLVNGSVMIFTPGQELLAASRLGPGDDEMRRAAVLDQHGPVGYRARLVELGVYRRLWSGPEVVDVAAVPELGAGRRLAAAVRAGTENLGSIWVAEGAEPLPANAAVLLADAATAAVSVLLGLDQEEVARRRLDEELFGRALLGDVDPRLAASHLAVDPGTPVTVLIADLSAHGTRLGAADLYRAKEEALRHLAGYRWRALATTGPSRVVLALVGPVDRDGIRRAADAVAAAVADAVGARPRTGIGPCVPHLGELPASRMEAELVVRALARRGEVRSACLEDVRGTANLLVLGEAVTADRRLQDGPVHRLRAHDLRRGTAYTQTLAAYLDAFGDTAAASRDLNIHANTLRYRMGRIRELTGLDLADPYERLNAAVQLFALGANAFVAEHERTPKTSSPSTNRGSTPSLHTADHDPTTGSGS; this is translated from the coding sequence GTGACCCTGGCCACCGTCGTGGACTGCCTGGGGCCCGGCACCGTCGCCGTATGGGCAGCCCCGCACGGCCTGGGCGTACCGGTCCGCACGCTCACCGTCCACGAGGGCACCCCGGGGCCGGACGCGGCAGCCGGAGCCGATCCGGCGGCCGGACCGCACCCGCAAGCACCCGACCGCCCGAGCGCGGTGCTGCTCGGCATCGGGGCCGGGGGCGAGCCCGGCGGGCTGATCCGGGCGGCGGTCGCGGCCGGGGCGGGCGCGGTGATCGTCAAGGACGGCGGGGACCGCGCGCTGCGGGAGACGAGCGCCCTCGGTACGGAACACGGCGTCGCGGTCCTGGCGCTGGCGGCCGACCAGGACTGGACGGACCTGATCGGACGGCTGCGCGCGCTGCTGGCCGTACGGGTCGGGCCGGGTACGCGGCGGGCCGCGCTGTTCGGGCGCCGACACGACCTGGTGGGCCTCGCCAACTCGCTCTCCCGGCTGGTCAACGGCTCGGTCATGATCTTCACCCCCGGTCAGGAGCTGCTCGCCGCCTCCCGGCTGGGCCCCGGCGACGACGAGATGCGCCGGGCCGCCGTGCTCGACCAGCACGGCCCGGTCGGCTACCGGGCCCGCCTCGTCGAACTCGGCGTCTACCGGCGGCTCTGGTCCGGCCCCGAGGTGGTCGACGTGGCGGCGGTCCCCGAGCTCGGCGCGGGGCGTCGGCTCGCGGCGGCGGTGCGCGCCGGTACGGAGAACCTCGGCTCGATCTGGGTCGCCGAGGGCGCCGAACCGCTCCCAGCGAATGCCGCCGTGCTGCTCGCGGACGCCGCGACGGCCGCCGTGAGCGTGCTGCTCGGCCTCGACCAGGAGGAGGTGGCCCGGCGGCGGCTGGACGAGGAGCTCTTCGGCCGGGCCCTGCTCGGCGACGTCGATCCGCGCCTCGCCGCCTCCCACCTGGCCGTCGACCCGGGGACGCCGGTCACCGTGCTGATCGCGGACCTCTCCGCGCACGGCACCCGGCTCGGCGCCGCCGACCTGTACCGGGCGAAGGAGGAGGCGCTGCGCCACCTCGCCGGTTACCGGTGGCGCGCGCTGGCCACCACCGGCCCCTCCCGGGTCGTCCTCGCACTGGTGGGCCCGGTCGACCGGGACGGGATACGCCGGGCCGCGGACGCGGTCGCCGCCGCGGTGGCCGACGCGGTCGGCGCCAGGCCGCGTACCGGCATCGGGCCGTGCGTACCGCACCTGGGGGAGCTGCCCGCCAGCCGGATGGAGGCGGAGCTGGTGGTACGCGCCCTGGCCCGGCGCGGCGAGGTCCGCAGCGCCTGCCTGGAGGACGTGCGGGGCACCGCGAACCTGCTGGTGCTGGGCGAGGCCGTCACCGCGGACCGGCGGCTCCAGGACGGGCCGGTGCACCGGCTGCGCGCGCACGATCTGCGGCGCGGCACGGCGTACACGCAGACCCTGGCGGCCTATCTCGACGCCTTCGGGGACACCGCGGCCGCCTCCCGGGACCTGAACATCCACGCCAACACGCTGCGTTACCGCATGGGCCGGATACGTGAGCTCACCGGGCTCGACCTGGCCGATCCCTACGAGCGGCTGAACGCAGCCGTACAGCTCTTCGCCCTCGGGGCGAACGCTTTTGTCGCGGAGCACGAGAGAACGCCGAAAACCTCTTCGCCGTCCACAAACCGTGGGAGTACGCCCAGTTTGCACACTGCTGACCACGATCCGACGACAGGTTCCGGGTCGTGA
- a CDS encoding helix-turn-helix transcriptional regulator — MRSSEQGGSNAAMFGSLLRFYREQAGLSQEALGAKIGFSKSQVAMVERGERPPRGDFVARADDVLGARGALVAAGSKLAFSHLASWFEPFAEEEAVAFARHQYETHVIPGLLQTRDYAHAVLSNPYPPVYDEEEIQGRLEARMERQRLLSRNPAPDISFVLELSVMTRPIGGRALLRPQIEHIIEIARLRHVQIQVISPDRETHAGLDGPFTLLDTKERQQLAYIEGQGGSFIIDAQPQLGDLFGKYGILRAQALDPDESLKLIEQVAAG; from the coding sequence GTGCGCTCCAGTGAACAAGGAGGAAGTAACGCGGCGATGTTCGGCAGTCTTTTACGCTTCTACCGAGAGCAGGCAGGGCTGTCGCAGGAAGCCCTCGGCGCGAAGATCGGTTTCTCCAAGTCTCAGGTGGCGATGGTGGAGCGAGGAGAACGCCCGCCGCGTGGAGACTTCGTTGCCCGCGCGGACGATGTGTTGGGTGCACGAGGCGCACTGGTGGCAGCCGGCTCAAAGCTCGCGTTCAGCCATTTGGCCTCATGGTTCGAGCCGTTCGCCGAGGAAGAAGCGGTGGCGTTTGCTCGACACCAGTACGAAACTCACGTGATCCCCGGCCTGCTTCAGACACGGGATTACGCACACGCCGTTCTCAGCAATCCGTACCCACCGGTCTACGACGAGGAGGAAATTCAAGGCAGGCTGGAAGCCCGCATGGAACGACAGAGGCTCCTGTCGCGGAACCCTGCGCCGGACATCAGCTTCGTCCTCGAATTGAGTGTGATGACCCGCCCGATCGGTGGACGCGCCCTCCTCAGGCCGCAGATCGAGCACATCATCGAGATCGCACGGCTCCGGCATGTTCAGATCCAGGTCATTTCCCCAGACCGGGAGACTCATGCGGGCCTTGATGGCCCCTTCACCTTGCTGGACACCAAGGAACGCCAACAGCTCGCCTACATCGAAGGGCAGGGCGGGAGCTTCATCATTGATGCGCAACCGCAGTTGGGCGATCTGTTCGGTAAGTATGGCATTCTGCGTGCGCAGGCTCTCGACCCCGACGAGTCGTTGAAGCTGATCGAACAGGTGGCAGCGGGATGA
- a CDS encoding TetR/AcrR family transcriptional regulator, whose protein sequence is MTPATPASAPRSRRERPAKPALSHAGIVEAAVRIMRAEGLQRVTMRRLATELDTGPASLYVYFGNTAELHAAILEEYLGAVDLSPAKNPGAVREDWRERLVQVLGSYTGVLFEHPSLARSALVARPTGANYLALVEAVLALLDEGGVPPGQAAWGVDVLLQLATAAAAEQGTRSETDSAEEEHDALVGALRAASADTYPRIAALGDDLFSGAPPQRLGWMFRVVVNGALTTPRDLI, encoded by the coding sequence ATGACACCAGCCACCCCCGCCTCAGCACCCCGCAGCCGCCGTGAGCGGCCTGCCAAGCCCGCGCTCAGCCATGCGGGCATCGTCGAGGCCGCCGTGCGGATCATGCGGGCCGAAGGGCTCCAGCGCGTGACCATGCGGCGTCTGGCGACGGAGCTGGACACCGGGCCGGCCTCGCTCTACGTCTACTTCGGGAACACGGCCGAGCTGCACGCCGCGATCCTGGAGGAGTACCTCGGGGCGGTCGACCTGAGCCCCGCGAAGAACCCGGGCGCGGTGCGGGAGGACTGGCGGGAGCGGCTCGTCCAGGTGCTGGGGTCCTACACGGGGGTGCTGTTCGAGCACCCGAGCCTGGCGCGTTCCGCGCTCGTGGCCCGGCCCACCGGGGCGAACTACCTGGCCCTCGTGGAGGCGGTCCTCGCCCTGCTGGACGAGGGCGGGGTGCCTCCGGGGCAGGCCGCCTGGGGCGTGGACGTCCTGCTCCAGCTGGCGACCGCCGCCGCTGCCGAGCAGGGCACCCGTTCGGAGACCGACTCCGCCGAGGAGGAGCACGACGCGCTGGTGGGAGCGCTGCGCGCCGCGTCCGCCGACACGTATCCGCGTATCGCCGCGCTCGGCGACGACCTGTTCTCCGGGGCCCCGCCGCAGCGCCTCGGGTGGATGTTCCGGGTGGTCGTCAACGGTGCGCTGACCACCCCGCGCGACCTGATCTGA
- a CDS encoding polysaccharide deacetylase, translating to MTSETTPASETTQASGTTPASGTTPASETTPASRSARSGYVCVTFDFDAISSWMARGMLTATPLSRGEFAAVAVPRLLHILESRGIPATWFVPGHTALTYPELTRELIARGHEVAVHGHAHENVAALDPEAERAVLQRSLDALEEVTGTLPRGFRAPAWDLSDASVELLVEHGLRYDSSLMGHDYAPYPCRTPDVPHDSGVRWGEPAGLLEIPVAWSLDDFPYLEFLRTASGLMPGLRDPREMFASWTADLDYMVRDFKDGVLTVTMHPEVIGRGHRLLALEHWLDEVASRGVEFVTCEQVTDLVAAGADLGQYRPV from the coding sequence ATGACTTCGGAAACCACACCGGCTTCGGAGACCACGCAGGCTTCGGGAACCACGCCGGCTTCGGGAACCACGCCGGCTTCGGAGACCACACCGGCTTCTCGGTCCGCGCGGAGCGGATACGTCTGCGTCACCTTCGACTTCGACGCGATCTCCTCCTGGATGGCGCGGGGCATGCTGACCGCGACCCCGCTCTCCCGCGGCGAGTTCGCCGCCGTCGCCGTACCCCGGCTGCTGCACATCCTGGAGTCCCGGGGTATCCCCGCGACCTGGTTCGTACCCGGGCACACCGCCCTCACGTACCCCGAGCTGACCCGTGAGCTCATCGCCCGGGGCCACGAGGTGGCGGTCCACGGGCACGCCCACGAGAACGTCGCCGCCCTGGACCCCGAGGCCGAACGCGCCGTGCTGCAGAGGTCGTTGGATGCCCTTGAGGAGGTCACCGGGACGCTGCCACGCGGCTTCCGGGCGCCCGCCTGGGACCTGTCCGACGCCTCCGTCGAGCTGCTCGTGGAACACGGACTGCGCTACGACAGCAGCCTGATGGGCCACGACTACGCCCCGTACCCCTGCCGCACCCCGGACGTCCCGCACGACTCCGGCGTCCGCTGGGGCGAGCCCGCCGGACTGCTGGAGATCCCGGTCGCCTGGTCCCTGGACGACTTCCCGTACCTGGAGTTCCTGCGGACCGCGTCCGGCCTGATGCCCGGACTCCGCGACCCGCGCGAGATGTTCGCGAGCTGGACCGCCGATCTCGACTACATGGTGCGGGACTTCAAGGACGGCGTCCTCACGGTGACCATGCACCCCGAGGTCATCGGCCGCGGCCACCGACTCCTTGCCCTGGAACACTGGCTCGACGAAGTCGCCTCGCGCGGCGTCGAGTTCGTCACCTGCGAACAGGTCACCGATCTGGTCGCGGCAGGTGCGGATCTGGGGCAGTACCGGCCGGTCTGA